A single region of the Gammaproteobacteria bacterium genome encodes:
- a CDS encoding RNA pyrophosphohydrolase, producing MIDREGYRPNVGIILTNEQGRLFWARRVGQNSWQFPQGGINERESTEEAMFRELNEETGLLPEHVEIIGTTRHWLRYDLPSRYIRRHCRPLCIGQKQIWFMLRLVGDDDCVDLSCCDKPEFDEWCWVDYWHPMSQVIFFKRQVYHQALKELAPLLSSHDPADNRVYKKCF from the coding sequence GTGATTGATCGAGAAGGTTATCGGCCAAATGTTGGCATTATTTTAACGAATGAGCAGGGGCGGCTCTTCTGGGCCAGACGTGTGGGTCAGAACTCTTGGCAGTTCCCCCAAGGTGGGATTAATGAACGAGAGAGTACCGAAGAGGCGATGTTTCGGGAGTTGAACGAAGAGACCGGTCTGTTGCCGGAGCATGTGGAAATCATTGGTACCACACGCCACTGGTTACGATATGATTTACCTTCTCGTTACATTCGGCGTCACTGTCGTCCGCTCTGCATTGGCCAAAAACAGATTTGGTTTATGTTGAGACTGGTGGGAGATGACGACTGTGTGGATCTTTCGTGTTGTGATAAACCGGAGTTTGATGAGTGGTGCTGGGTTGATTATTGGCATCCCATGAGTCAGGTGATCTTTTTTAAACGACAGGTTTATCATCAGGCTTTGAAAGAGTTGGCGCCGTTGCTCTCTTCTCATGATCCGGCTGATAACCGTGTTTATAAAAAGTGTTTTTGA
- the apbC gene encoding iron-sulfur cluster carrier protein ApbC: MAEISRLQVETALKEFIDPNLDSDLVTAKAVKEIQIEAGKVSVSVVLGYPAATYKDELSRLLTEKVEAIDGVSEVSIDLTWKIVAHTVQHGVKRLKNVKNIIAIASGKGGVGKSTTAVNLALALAQEGATVGILDADIYGPSQPRMLGISGQPESKDGQSLEPMENHGVQAMSIGFLIDEETPMIWRGPMVTQALEQLLNDTQWKDLDYMIIDLPPGTGDTQLTLAQKIPVSGAVIVTTPQDIALLDARKGLKMFEKVEVPILGIVENMSTHICTSCGHEEHIFGEGGGQRMSDESDVEFLGALPLTMTIRQQADEGNPTVVAEPESRIAEIYREIARRMAGKLSSKAKDFSAKFPSIVIQNN; encoded by the coding sequence ATGGCTGAGATTTCACGTCTGCAGGTGGAAACCGCACTGAAAGAATTTATTGATCCTAATCTGGACAGTGATCTGGTCACTGCGAAGGCAGTTAAAGAGATTCAAATTGAGGCAGGTAAAGTAAGTGTGAGCGTTGTTTTGGGTTACCCCGCTGCGACCTACAAAGATGAACTGTCTCGTTTATTGACAGAAAAAGTGGAAGCGATTGATGGTGTTAGTGAAGTCAGTATTGATCTGACTTGGAAAATTGTTGCGCACACCGTTCAGCACGGCGTGAAGCGTTTGAAGAATGTGAAAAACATCATCGCCATCGCTTCAGGTAAAGGTGGTGTAGGTAAATCCACCACCGCAGTTAACTTGGCATTGGCCTTGGCACAAGAAGGCGCGACGGTTGGGATTTTGGATGCGGACATTTACGGCCCAAGTCAGCCACGCATGTTGGGTATTTCCGGTCAACCGGAATCCAAAGACGGTCAAAGCTTGGAGCCGATGGAAAACCACGGCGTACAGGCGATGTCGATTGGCTTCTTGATCGACGAAGAAACTCCGATGATCTGGCGTGGCCCGATGGTCACCCAAGCGTTGGAGCAACTGCTCAACGACACTCAATGGAAAGATCTGGATTACATGATCATCGATTTGCCACCAGGTACGGGTGATACGCAATTGACTTTGGCACAAAAAATCCCTGTTTCGGGTGCGGTGATTGTGACTACTCCACAAGACATTGCGCTGTTGGATGCGCGTAAAGGTCTGAAAATGTTTGAAAAAGTGGAAGTGCCTATTTTGGGCATCGTAGAGAATATGAGCACTCATATTTGCACGAGTTGTGGCCATGAAGAACATATTTTTGGTGAGGGTGGTGGTCAACGCATGTCCGATGAGAGCGACGTTGAATTTTTGGGCGCTCTGCCTTTGACCATGACGATTCGTCAACAGGCCGATGAAGGCAACCCTACTGTGGTGGCCGAGCCTGAAAGCCGCATTGCAGAAATTTACCGTGAAATCGCACGTCGCATGGCGGGTAAGCTTTCCAGTAAAGCGAAAGATTTCAGTGCTAAATTCCCCAGCATTGTGATTCAAAACAACTAA
- a CDS encoding TIGR03013 family PEP-CTERM/XrtA system glycosyltransferase — protein MSTIRVFKHYVRVPFLLLAGVEALIFMASVYAAAHLRFLGDIGEIQESIGTLFPRAVIFMMVMMVSMIAMGLYQARLREGLPGILLRTSVSFLVGGSILSLLFYLIPGLYIGRGALALAGVISFFVVGTLRPIFFHSVDERLLKRKVLILGAGERASIIDARMRRRSDRRGFDLLGYAHIDGQPDLVNEKEIVHFKQPLLDYAIANKLDEIVVAVDDRRKAFPLDELLDCKMAGVDVVDLLTFFEREAGKVQLNILHPSWLLFSDGFQQNVVRDTTKRLFDLSASFALLMATWPVMLLTALLIKIEDGWSMPVFYRQVRVGLNGKNFDVLKFRSMIVDAEKSGAQWATKNDSRVTRVGGIIRKLRIDELPQILNVWNGSMSFVGPRPERPEFVEQLAEVIPYYQERHRVKPGITGWAQLSYPYGATEKDSLEKQQFDLYYVKNHSLFFDVLILMQTVEVVLFGKGAR, from the coding sequence GTGTCCACCATTCGTGTGTTTAAGCACTATGTTCGTGTTCCATTTTTATTGTTAGCGGGGGTTGAGGCGCTGATTTTTATGGCCTCGGTTTATGCCGCCGCTCATTTGCGGTTTTTAGGTGATATTGGTGAAATTCAGGAGAGTATAGGAACTTTATTTCCTCGCGCGGTTATTTTTATGATGGTGATGATGGTCAGTATGATCGCCATGGGCTTGTATCAGGCGCGTTTGAGAGAGGGTTTACCTGGTATTTTACTGCGCACCTCGGTGAGTTTTTTGGTCGGTGGCAGTATTTTGTCGCTGCTGTTCTATTTGATTCCAGGTCTCTACATTGGCCGTGGTGCCTTGGCGCTGGCGGGGGTGATCTCTTTCTTTGTGGTGGGGACGTTGCGACCGATTTTCTTTCACAGTGTTGATGAGCGTCTGCTGAAGCGCAAAGTGTTGATTTTGGGGGCGGGTGAGCGTGCCTCAATCATTGATGCGCGGATGCGTCGCCGTTCGGATCGGCGCGGGTTTGATTTGCTCGGTTACGCTCATATTGACGGTCAGCCCGACTTGGTTAATGAGAAAGAAATTGTACATTTTAAGCAACCGCTGCTTGATTATGCTATTGCCAATAAGCTGGATGAAATTGTGGTGGCGGTGGATGATCGACGGAAGGCGTTCCCCTTGGACGAGTTGTTGGACTGCAAAATGGCGGGGGTGGATGTGGTTGATCTGTTGACCTTTTTTGAGCGTGAGGCAGGCAAGGTGCAGCTGAATATTTTGCACCCCAGTTGGTTGCTTTTCTCCGATGGTTTTCAACAAAATGTGGTTCGAGATACGACCAAACGGCTGTTTGATCTCAGTGCGAGTTTTGCTTTGTTGATGGCAACTTGGCCGGTGATGCTCTTGACCGCTTTGTTAATCAAAATCGAAGACGGCTGGAGTATGCCGGTCTTTTATCGTCAGGTTCGGGTTGGTCTGAATGGCAAAAATTTCGATGTATTGAAGTTTCGTAGCATGATCGTTGATGCAGAGAAGAGCGGTGCTCAATGGGCAACCAAGAATGATTCGAGGGTGACGCGGGTGGGTGGCATTATTCGTAAACTGAGAATTGATGAGTTGCCGCAAATTTTGAATGTCTGGAACGGCAGTATGAGTTTTGTTGGTCCGCGTCCAGAACGGCCTGAATTTGTTGAGCAACTGGCGGAGGTGATCCCCTATTACCAAGAACGTCATCGGGTCAAACCGGGCATTACCGGTTGGGCGCAGCTCAGTTATCCTTACGGAGCAACGGAAAAAGATTCTTTAGAGAAGCAGCAATTTGATCTCTATTATGTGAAAAATCACAGCCTCTTTTTTGATGTGTTGATTTTGATGCAGACCGTTGAAGTGGTGCTGTTTGGTAAAGGTGCACGCTAG
- a CDS encoding DnaJ domain-containing protein: MRHDEKFSRYFKILGIEPSSDWQQVRKAYRHKARIWHPDRLPDIDNIRAQAEEKFKDVNHAFHTLSAYHRRHGRLPNIQPRQTRSRNHTKSRSRATPKSTTNTSIQKQAKQWLARPLNRRILMSTALLMIAYGLWWPAIPTETSTPAPETNGSVQTQQKQTRLIDYGSSVSDVYEIQGTPTRTVGSVWLYGSSQILFENGVVVGWEENADTPLKTQGANPAETFKISR; encoded by the coding sequence ATGCGTCACGACGAAAAATTTTCGCGTTATTTCAAAATCTTAGGCATTGAACCCAGCAGCGACTGGCAGCAGGTACGCAAAGCCTACCGCCACAAAGCACGTATCTGGCATCCCGACCGACTGCCTGACATCGATAACATCCGCGCTCAGGCAGAGGAAAAATTCAAAGACGTTAACCACGCCTTTCATACCTTATCCGCTTACCATCGCCGTCACGGTCGGCTGCCCAATATCCAGCCACGCCAAACACGAAGCAGAAATCATACAAAATCCCGCTCCAGAGCCACGCCAAAATCAACAACCAACACAAGTATTCAAAAACAGGCAAAACAGTGGCTGGCAAGGCCACTCAATCGCCGCATCTTGATGAGCACAGCGCTATTGATGATTGCCTACGGCCTCTGGTGGCCTGCCATCCCCACTGAAACGTCAACACCAGCCCCAGAAACCAACGGCAGTGTACAGACACAGCAAAAACAGACACGCTTGATTGATTACGGATCCAGTGTCAGTGATGTGTATGAAATTCAAGGCACACCCACACGCACCGTAGGCTCTGTTTGGCTCTATGGCAGCTCACAAATTTTATTTGAAAATGGGGTTGTGGTTGGCTGGGAAGAGAACGCCGATACACCCTTAAAAACTCAAGGTGCCAATCCAGCAGAGACCTTTAAAATCAGCCGCTGA
- a CDS encoding HAD family hydrolase — MSLAIFDLDNTLLSGDSDYLWGCFLVEQGVVDAEHYERENQRFYDAYHDGSLNINEFLRFALQPLAKNSLETLQQWHRQFMQEKIEPLITSKSRDLLQQHREKGDYLLIITATNRFVTAPIAQHLGVDALLATDPEIQNGQYTGEVEGIPCFQEGKIHRLQAWLKTNPHSLEGSYFYSDSHNDLPLLKQVDYPVVVDADETLTAYAQQQGWPQISLKD, encoded by the coding sequence ATGAGTCTTGCTATTTTCGATCTAGACAACACCCTATTAAGTGGGGATAGCGATTACCTCTGGGGTTGCTTTTTAGTAGAACAAGGAGTGGTTGATGCAGAACATTATGAGCGAGAAAACCAACGTTTTTACGACGCTTACCACGATGGCAGCCTAAATATCAATGAATTTTTACGTTTTGCCCTGCAACCTTTAGCTAAAAACAGCTTAGAAACGTTACAACAATGGCACAGACAGTTTATGCAAGAGAAGATCGAACCGTTGATTACGAGCAAAAGCAGGGATCTGCTGCAACAGCACCGAGAAAAAGGCGACTATTTATTGATTATTACTGCCACCAATCGTTTTGTGACCGCCCCCATCGCGCAGCACTTAGGTGTTGATGCCTTGCTGGCCACCGACCCTGAAATACAAAACGGCCAATACACTGGCGAAGTCGAAGGCATACCCTGCTTTCAAGAAGGTAAAATTCACCGCCTACAGGCGTGGCTAAAAACAAACCCACACAGCCTAGAAGGCAGTTATTTTTACAGCGATTCCCACAACGACCTGCCCCTACTGAAACAAGTGGATTACCCCGTGGTTGTGGATGCAGATGAAACCTTAACGGCCTACGCACAACAACAGGGCTGGCCACAAATCAGCCTCAAAGATTAG
- the dcd gene encoding dCTP deaminase, with translation MSIKSDRWIRQMATTKAMIEPFEAGQVRSTEKGNVISWGTSSYGYDVRCANEFKVFTNINSAIVDPKNFDPSSFVDVTADVCIIPPNSFALARTVEYFRIPRQVLTICLGKSTYARCGIIVNVTPLEPEWEGHVTLEFSNTTTLPAKIYANEGVAQMLFFESDEECETSYKDRGGKYQGQMGVTLPKT, from the coding sequence ATGAGTATTAAATCGGATCGTTGGATTCGGCAAATGGCCACCACCAAGGCGATGATAGAACCTTTTGAGGCCGGACAGGTGCGCAGCACTGAGAAAGGAAATGTGATCTCTTGGGGGACATCAAGTTACGGTTACGATGTGCGCTGTGCTAATGAGTTTAAGGTTTTTACCAATATTAATTCGGCCATTGTGGATCCGAAAAACTTTGATCCCAGCAGTTTTGTCGATGTGACCGCCGATGTCTGCATCATTCCACCAAACTCTTTTGCTTTGGCGCGCACGGTGGAGTATTTTCGCATTCCACGTCAGGTGTTGACGATTTGTTTGGGTAAATCCACCTATGCACGTTGTGGCATCATTGTTAATGTCACTCCGTTGGAGCCGGAATGGGAGGGGCATGTGACCTTGGAGTTTTCCAATACCACCACCTTGCCTGCGAAAATTTACGCCAACGAAGGGGTGGCGCAGATGCTCTTTTTTGAGTCCGATGAAGAGTGTGAAACGTCTTACAAAGATCGAGGCGGCAAGTATCAGGGGCAGATGGGTGTGACCTTGCCTAAAACCTAA